GTCTCGCCGACGGAGCCCACCAGCATTCCCGCGAATCCGCCGCGGCCGCGGCTGCCGACCACCACGAGCTGGGCCTCCCGGGACTGCTCGACGATCCGCCGCGCGGGCTGGGCCTGAACCACGGTGCGGCGCACTTGCACGTCGGGGTACTGTTCCTGCCACCCGGCCAGCCGCTCGGCCAGCACCTCTTCGGCCATCGATTGCGTTGCGGGCCAGTCGATGTCGGGGCACTCCGACTCGAGATCGCTCCAGGCGTGCACGGCGATGAGGCCGACCCGGCGGCGCGAGGCCTCGTCGAAGGCGATGGCCGTCGCCGACTCCGAGGCCGGCGACCCGTCAACACCCACCAGGACCGGCGCATGGCTGATCCCCGGCGTCGCGTCCTGATCGTGGATGATTGCGACCGGGCAGTGCGCGTGCCGCAGCAGCCCCGAGCTCACCGAGCCGAGCAGCCGGCCCGGCCAGCGCCCGCTGCCCAGGGCGCCGGTGACCACCAGTTCCGCGTCTTTGGACAAGTCGATCAACGTCGACACTGCCGAAGCCGCAAGGATTTCGGTGTGCACGGCGGCCGGGCCGCCGTGCTGCGACGCCTCGTCGACCAGCCGCAGCGCGGCGTCGACCAGTCGGCGCCCGTGATCCTGCTGCCAGCGCAGCACGCCGGCGGGCACCGGCGTCTTCAGCCACGTCAAGACCTCGGGCGATACCGCATGTACGAGAGTCAAAGGGGTTTTGCGCATTTCGGCTTCGAGCGCCGCCCACTGCACCGCTACTCGGGCGGCTGGGGAGTCGTCGATGCCGACGACGATTCCGAGAGTTGCGTTTGACATGGCACGACCGTATCGGCGCGGGCGAACGTCCCGTCAGAGCCATTTGTCATCGGCAGGACGGGCAGGAGTCCCCAACGCTGGCCGCCTTTCTCCAACTTTCCCTGTGTAAAGTCGGAGGTCCAGCTTTCCGGCCAGGCTGAAGGAGCGTGAGGTCCTGTTGAAATCCGCGTCGACGGGGGAACCTGCGAGCCGCCGCCGGGAGGTGCTGCGGGTAGTGCGCGCGTCGACCCACCCGCTGAGCATCATCGCGATCGCCGAGATGCTGGACGTGCATCCCAATACCGTCCGCTTCCACCTCGAGAACTTGTTGGCCGATGGCCAGGTGGAGCGGGTGGAGCTCGTCCGGAAGGGGCCGGGCCGTCCGCCGCTGATGTTCCGCGCGGTTCGGCAGATGGACCGCGGCGGGATGCGGCACTACCGGCTGCTGGCCGAGATCCTCACGGCCGCCTTCGCCGCCGAACGCAACCCCCGCGCCAAGGCGCTGGCCGCGGGGCGGGCCTGGGGCCGCAGGCCGGATGCCGGATTGGAGCCCCCGCCCGGGGGTGCCGCGGGCGTCGACGAAACCATCGATCACCTGGTCGCCGAGCTCGACGATCTCGGCTTCGCCCCCGAGCGCCGGGAGACCAACGGGGAACACCAAATCGGGCTGCGGCACTGCCCTTTTCTGGAGCTGGCCGAGAATCGCGCCAGCGTGGTGTGCCCGGTGCACCTGGGACTCATGCAGGGCGCCATGGAGAGCTGGGAAGCGCCCGTCACCGTCGACCGACTGGAACCGTTCGCCGAGCCGGACCTGTGCCTGGCGCACTTGACTCTCCGAGCGGCCAGGTGAGCACTGGACCGGCGATCGCGGTCGCCGTCGCGTTCGTGTGGCTCGGGATGGTCCTTGCCATTTCCTTCCTCGAGGCCCCGCTGAAGTTCCGCGCGCCCAATGTGACGTTGCAGATCGGGCTCGGCATCGGGCGCCTGGTCTTCGGCGCGCTCAACACGGTGGAGGCCTGCTTCGCCGTCCTCGTCGTGGTGGTTGCCCTCACCGCTCATGAGCCGGTGCGCGTGGACATCGCGTTCGCCATTGCCGTTGCGGCCCTGGGCATTCAACTGATCGCCGTGCGGCCCCGCCTGACGCGGCGCTCCGACGAGGTGCTCGCCGGGTCGGAGGGACCCCGCTCGCGGGCCCACTACGCCTACATCGCCCTGGAGCTGGTCAAGGTGGTGGCGTTGCTGGTGGCGGGAATACTGCTGTTGACCGGCTGATCGAAGGAGTGAGGCGATGGAATCCATCTCGTTGACCGGCTTGGCCTCCGAAAAACTGGCCGAGGCCAGGCAATCGCACAGCGGGCGCGCCGCGCACACCATCCACGGCGGTCACGCGCACGAGCTGCGGCAAACCGTGCTGGCCCTACTCGCCGGCCACGACCTCGCCGAGCACGACAGCCCGGGGGAGGCGACGCTGCAGGTTTTGCAGGGCCACGTGCGCCTGACGGCCGGTGAGGACGCCTGGGACGGCGAGACCGGCGACTACGTGGTGATCCCGGCGCAGCGGCACGCCCTGCATGCGATCGAGGACTCGGTGGTCATGCTGACCGTGCTGAAGAGCATTCCCTCGGCGGCCCACTAGCCGCGATGTTGTCGACGCCCTGGTCGGCGGGGTTCGGTCTGCGCGCGGTGGATGGGCAACGAGGATGGCCTCGATCCGCCGGCATGCGACGGGCTGGCCGCGGCGATCGCCGCCGACGACCCGCGCATCGCCCCCGTCGACGCCGGCCAGGGCGTCGGCGTGGTTGCAGACGGATCCCCGGTGGCCGCGGTAATCGCCCAGATATGTACGGGCGCTGAGGAATTGCTCGCGCGGTGGGGGCGATAGCGCCGCCGGCTCAGCCGCCGGCCGGGCTTTCGGCCTTGGTCTCGCGCCCGGTTCGCGGTCTGGCGCCCGGTTCGCGGTCTGGCGCTCGTCCGGCGTCGCGCTCGTCCGGCGTCGCGGCCGTCCGGCGTCGCGGCGCCCGGCCGTCCGGCGTCGCGGCCGTCCGGCGTCGCCGCCGGGCGCCCGGTTCGCGAGACATAATCCCTTGCGATTGTCTGCGGCGTGTCTTCGCAGTGGTTTATGTGTCGCGACGCCGGACGGGGCCAAAGCCCGAAGCCCAAAGCCCGAAGCCCAAAGCCCGGCCAGGCCCGGCGCGATCCAGCCCGCCCGCGGTCACACCCCGCGCAGGTAGCGCCGGGCGATGACCCGCTGAGCCACCGCCACCACCGGCCTCGCGGCCTTGCTCCACCAGGTGGCCGGCCGGGAGAACGCCGACACCTCGGCGAACACCGCGTCGGTGTCGGGGTTGCGGCGCACCACGAAGCGCTCTTCACCGGACTCCGGATGCCCAGGCAGCGTCCCGTAGGCGAATCCGCGGATGTCGGGCTCGTTGATGACGTACACCACCCGACAGGGCGCGGGCAGGAAGCCCATCCGCACCACCACCACCGTGTCGACGTCGGCGACCTCGGAGCTGGCCTGCACCCGAAGGCCCGCCCCCCGCTGCATGCCCCACCGCATGACAGCGTCGCCGGCCCGCTCGAAACGCTCTCTGCCCGTGCCGATCTGCTTCTCCACGCGCTGGTGACCGTATCCCGCGGGCAGCCGGCCGGCCGCCGTCGCGCCGACCTCCGAGTACGTCAGCGGAAGCTCCTCGAGTGTTTGTAGGTCCACGCGTTCAGCGTACGGTCGTAGAGGTGACCACACAGACTGTTGCCCAAGCATCCGGAACGTTCACCATCGGCGGCGACCTGACCGTCAACCGCCTCGGCTTCGGCGCCATGCGCATCACGGGGAAGGGCGTGTGGGGCCCGCCCGCCGACCGCGACGAATGCGTCCGGGTGCTGCGCCGCGCCGTCGAACTCGGGGTCAACTTCATCGACACCGCGGACTCCTACGGCCCGTACGTCTCCGAGGAGATCATCCACGAGGCCCTGCACCCGTACGACGGGCTGGTGATCGCGACGAAGGCGGGCTTTCTGCGCACCGGCCCGGACGTCTGGGTGCCGCTGGGCAACCCGAGCTACCTGCGCCAGGAATGCGAGATGAGCCTGCGCCGCCTGGGGGTGGACACCGTCGACCTGTTCCAGCTGCACCGCATCGACCCGAACTTCCCGCTGGCCGACCAGGTGGGCGAACTGCTCGCGCTGAAGAACGAGGGCAAGATCCGCCACATCGGCCTGTCCGAGATCGGCGTCGACCAGCTCACCGAGGCGCAGCGGGTCACCGAGATCGTGTCGGTGCAGAACATGTACAACCTGGCCGCCCGCGGCGCCGAGGACTTGCTGGACGCCGCGACGCGGCAGGGGATCGGTTTCATCCCGTGGTTCCCGCTGGCCGCCGGGCCGCTGGCCGCGACGGACGGCCCGCTGCAGCTCATGGCCGCCGAACACGACGCCACGCCGTCGCAGCTGGCCCTGGCGTGGCTGCTGAAGCGGTCACCGGTGATGCTTCCGATCCCGGGCACGTCCAGCGTCGCGCACCTGGAGGAGAACGTCGCGGCCGCGCAGATCACCCTGAGCGACGAGGAGTTCGAGGCCTTGTCGGCCGCCGGGGCGCAGCGCACCGTGTAGCCACCGCGCGGAAGCGCGCCCGCGGCGCAATAGGGTGTCGTGGTGCAGCAACATCCCGGCGGGGGATTCAATCCGCCCGAACCGACGACCGGCGGCGGCCCCGACTACGGCCGATTCATCGACGCGGTGCGCAGGCTGCAGGATCACGCCCGCGCTGCCGACGCCCCCGACGCGGTCATCACCGAGGCGGCCGACCTGCTGGAGAAGGTGTCGACGCTGCTGAGCCCGTACGACGCCGACGAATGGGCGTCGCCGTCGGGCCGCCGGATGGACCTGCCGATGCGGGGCAACATCCTGACCGTCCCGATGTCCGCCCGCAAGACCGATGACGGCCGGATCAAAGGCTGGGCGCGCTTCGCCCGGTTTCACCTGGGCCGCAACGGCGCCGTGCACGGCGGGTGCCTGGGCATGCTGTTCGACACCGTGCTGGGGCTGACGTCCTCGGTGCTCACCGGCGGCCCCTACCAGCGCACCGCCTACCTCAAGATCGACTACCGCCACATCGTGCCGATCGAAAAGGAACTGCAGTTCGACGCGGGCGTCGACCGGGTGGATGGGCGCAAGATCTTCGTCTCGGGCCGGCTGAGCGACGGCGACACCCTGCTGACCGAGGCCGAGGCGCTGTTCGTGCGCCTCAAGCCTGGCCAGCCCTGAGGCGGGCCCACCCCGATAGCATGGCAACGTTCGATCACCTCACCCAACCGTTGGAGACCTCCCGATGAGCGCGCCCGCACCGTCCGCCGCAGGAGCCGATGGCGGCGACCCGCAGCGCCCGGCTCAGCCGGGCTCGCGATCGCCGCACGCCCCGATCCGGGTCCCCGCCGGGACCACCGCGGCCGCCGCGGTCGGTGAGGCGGGCCTGCCGCGGCGGGGCGCGCCGGACGCCATCGTGGTGGTGCGCGACGCCGAGGGGAGATTGCGCGACCTGAGCTGGGTGCCCGACGCCGACGCGGACGTCGTCCCGGTGGCGGCCAACACCGACGAGGGCCGCAGCGTGCTCCGGCACTCGGCCGCGCACGTGCTGGCCCAGGCGGTGCAGGACCTGTTCCCGGCGGCGAAGCTGGGGATCGGGCCGCCGATCACCGACGGCTTCTACTACGACTTCGACGTGCCCGAGCCGTTCACGCCGGAGGATCTGGCTGCCCTGGAAAAGCGGATGCGCCAGATCGTCAAGGACGGCCAGCTGTTCTCCCGGCGCGTCTACGAGTCGAAAGACCAGGCGCGAGCCGAGCTGGCCGGCGAGCCCTACAAGCTCGAACTCGTCGACGACAAGTCCGGTGACCCCGAAATAATGGAGGTGGGCGGCGACGAGCTCACCGCCTACGACAACCTCGATCCCCGCACCCGCGAACGGGTTTGGGGCGACCTGTGCCGCGGCCCGCACCTCCCGACCACCAAGCACATCCCGGCGTTCAAGCTGACCAGGAGTTCGGCCGCCTACTGGCGCGGCGATCAGAAGAACGCCAGCCTGCAACGCATCTACGGCACCGCGTGGGAATCGCAGGAGGCGCTCGACCGCCACCTCGAGCTGCTCGAGGAGGCGCAGCGCCGCGACCACCGCAAGCTGGGTGCCGAGCTCGACCTGTTCAGCTTTCCCGACGAAATCGGTTCCGGCCTGGCCGTTTTCCACCCCAAGGGCGGCATCGTGCGCCGGGAGCTGGAGGAGTACTCGCGGCGCAAGCACATCGAGGCGGGCTACGAGTTCGTCAACACCCCGCACATCACCAAGGCGCAGCTGTTCCACACGTCGGGCCACCTGGACTGGTACGCCGACGGCATGTTCCCCCCGATGCACCTCGACGCCGAGTACAACGACGACGGAACCGTGCGCAAGCCCGGCCAGGACTATTACCTCAAGCCGATGAACTGCCCGATGCACACGCTGATCTTCGGCTCGCGTGGGCGGTCGTATCGCGAACTCCCG
This genomic window from Mycobacterium saskatchewanense contains:
- a CDS encoding PaaI family thioesterase, coding for MQQHPGGGFNPPEPTTGGGPDYGRFIDAVRRLQDHARAADAPDAVITEAADLLEKVSTLLSPYDADEWASPSGRRMDLPMRGNILTVPMSARKTDDGRIKGWARFARFHLGRNGAVHGGCLGMLFDTVLGLTSSVLTGGPYQRTAYLKIDYRHIVPIEKELQFDAGVDRVDGRKIFVSGRLSDGDTLLTEAEALFVRLKPGQP
- a CDS encoding DUF1990 family protein produces the protein MDLQTLEELPLTYSEVGATAAGRLPAGYGHQRVEKQIGTGRERFERAGDAVMRWGMQRGAGLRVQASSEVADVDTVVVVRMGFLPAPCRVVYVINEPDIRGFAYGTLPGHPESGEERFVVRRNPDTDAVFAEVSAFSRPATWWSKAARPVVAVAQRVIARRYLRGV
- a CDS encoding helix-turn-helix transcriptional regulator gives rise to the protein MLKSASTGEPASRRREVLRVVRASTHPLSIIAIAEMLDVHPNTVRFHLENLLADGQVERVELVRKGPGRPPLMFRAVRQMDRGGMRHYRLLAEILTAAFAAERNPRAKALAAGRAWGRRPDAGLEPPPGGAAGVDETIDHLVAELDDLGFAPERRETNGEHQIGLRHCPFLELAENRASVVCPVHLGLMQGAMESWEAPVTVDRLEPFAEPDLCLAHLTLRAAR
- a CDS encoding universal stress protein, whose product is MSNATLGIVVGIDDSPAARVAVQWAALEAEMRKTPLTLVHAVSPEVLTWLKTPVPAGVLRWQQDHGRRLVDAALRLVDEASQHGGPAAVHTEILAASAVSTLIDLSKDAELVVTGALGSGRWPGRLLGSVSSGLLRHAHCPVAIIHDQDATPGISHAPVLVGVDGSPASESATAIAFDEASRRRVGLIAVHAWSDLESECPDIDWPATQSMAEEVLAERLAGWQEQYPDVQVRRTVVQAQPARRIVEQSREAQLVVVGSRGRGGFAGMLVGSVGETVAQMATVPVIVARQSPA
- the thrS gene encoding threonine--tRNA ligase; protein product: MSAPAPSAAGADGGDPQRPAQPGSRSPHAPIRVPAGTTAAAAVGEAGLPRRGAPDAIVVVRDAEGRLRDLSWVPDADADVVPVAANTDEGRSVLRHSAAHVLAQAVQDLFPAAKLGIGPPITDGFYYDFDVPEPFTPEDLAALEKRMRQIVKDGQLFSRRVYESKDQARAELAGEPYKLELVDDKSGDPEIMEVGGDELTAYDNLDPRTRERVWGDLCRGPHLPTTKHIPAFKLTRSSAAYWRGDQKNASLQRIYGTAWESQEALDRHLELLEEAQRRDHRKLGAELDLFSFPDEIGSGLAVFHPKGGIVRRELEEYSRRKHIEAGYEFVNTPHITKAQLFHTSGHLDWYADGMFPPMHLDAEYNDDGTVRKPGQDYYLKPMNCPMHTLIFGSRGRSYRELPLRLFEFGTVYRYEKSGVVHGLTRARGFTMDDSHIFCTREQLHGELASLLRFVLELLGDYGLEDFYLELSTKDPEKFVGTDEMWEQATNSLAEVAAESGLELVPDPGGAAFYGPKISVQARDALGRSWQMSTIQVDFNFPERFGLEYTAADGTRQRPVMIHRALFGSIERFFGILTEHYAGAFPAWLAPVQVVGIPVADEHVPYLESVAAQLKSHGVRVEVDASDDRMAKKIVHHTNQRVPFMLLAGDRDVQAGAVSFRFGDRTQINGVPRGGAVDAILAWIADRENAAPTADLLKVVGGE
- a CDS encoding cupin domain-containing protein, producing MESISLTGLASEKLAEARQSHSGRAAHTIHGGHAHELRQTVLALLAGHDLAEHDSPGEATLQVLQGHVRLTAGEDAWDGETGDYVVIPAQRHALHAIEDSVVMLTVLKSIPSAAH
- a CDS encoding aldo/keto reductase; the protein is MTTQTVAQASGTFTIGGDLTVNRLGFGAMRITGKGVWGPPADRDECVRVLRRAVELGVNFIDTADSYGPYVSEEIIHEALHPYDGLVIATKAGFLRTGPDVWVPLGNPSYLRQECEMSLRRLGVDTVDLFQLHRIDPNFPLADQVGELLALKNEGKIRHIGLSEIGVDQLTEAQRVTEIVSVQNMYNLAARGAEDLLDAATRQGIGFIPWFPLAAGPLAATDGPLQLMAAEHDATPSQLALAWLLKRSPVMLPIPGTSSVAHLEENVAAAQITLSDEEFEALSAAGAQRTV